In Acidimicrobiia bacterium, the following proteins share a genomic window:
- the secA gene encoding preprotein translocase subunit SecA — protein sequence MGLFERLLHAGEGRKLKALESVVPEVGAFEPEMERRTDDELRGLTAELRGRLDRAGDAVTEREARLDALDDLLPEAFAVVREAARRTLGQRHFDVQLMGGAALHFGWVSEMKTGEGKTLVATLPVYLNALAGYGAHVVTVNDYLARRDAEWMGQIYRALGLDVGIVIPEIFDYGAKRTAYQADLTYGTNNEFGFDYLRDNMAASGEDQVQRGHFFAIVDEVDSILVDEARTPLIISGPADDAQQLYYQFARIVRGLQAERDYEVDEAKRTVVPTEEGVGRVEAALGVPNLYEHVNQNFVHQLQAALRAKELFKRDVDYVVQQGEVKIVDEFTGRILEGRRWSEGLHQAVEAKEGVRIKEENQTLATITLQNYFRLYDKLAGMTGTAATEAGEFAHTYGLEVVTIPTNMPMVRADHADLIYKSEAAKFEALADDIQERHDREQPVLVGTISVEKSERLSRTLERRGIPHAVLNAKQHEKEAHVVAQAGRPGAVTVATNMAGRGVDILLGGNPDGLARRDLLADGASPEETPARLAELAARYAEECGHDGDRVRELGGLYVLGTERHESRRIDNQLRGRSGRQGDPGESRFYLSLEDDLMRLFATGAMSWVMDRAFPDDMPLEAKMVTKAIERAQRTVEDRNFEIRKDVLKYDEVMNEQRKVIYQRRQQILDGDDLRDDTFAAIEEIVEGLIASYCPGEFPEDWDLTEFFRNLQLTLPTDVTREALDECLHVDQLRELVLGEALAKYEAKEQAIGKETLREIERRVMLSVIDQRWREHLYEMDYLREGINLRAMGQRDPLAEWQREGYDMFEAMMAMIQEDFVRYVTHLQVITEEAPRPVAANLQYSAPEDPVQGAQALTAALAAPTPEPIEAAAPALPAEPEALDPYDPELQQEPVRVEKTPGRNEPCFCGSGKKYKLCHGR from the coding sequence ATGGGACTCTTCGAACGGCTGTTGCACGCCGGCGAGGGCCGCAAGCTCAAGGCGCTGGAGTCGGTCGTGCCCGAGGTCGGCGCGTTCGAGCCCGAGATGGAGCGCCGCACCGACGACGAGCTGCGGGGCCTCACCGCCGAGCTGCGCGGGCGCCTCGATCGGGCCGGCGACGCCGTCACCGAGCGCGAGGCGCGCCTCGACGCGCTCGACGACCTGCTCCCGGAAGCCTTCGCGGTGGTCCGTGAGGCCGCCCGCCGCACCCTCGGCCAGCGCCACTTCGACGTCCAGCTGATGGGCGGCGCGGCCTTGCACTTCGGCTGGGTGTCTGAGATGAAGACTGGCGAGGGCAAGACGCTCGTGGCGACGCTGCCGGTGTACCTGAACGCCCTGGCCGGCTACGGCGCGCACGTCGTGACGGTGAACGACTACCTGGCCCGCCGCGACGCCGAGTGGATGGGCCAGATCTACCGGGCCCTCGGCCTCGACGTCGGCATCGTCATCCCCGAGATCTTCGACTACGGCGCCAAGCGGACCGCCTACCAAGCCGACCTCACGTACGGGACGAACAACGAGTTCGGGTTCGACTACCTGCGCGACAACATGGCCGCGTCCGGGGAGGACCAGGTCCAGCGCGGCCACTTCTTCGCCATCGTGGACGAGGTCGACTCGATCCTCGTCGACGAGGCAAGGACTCCGCTGATCATCTCGGGCCCGGCCGACGACGCGCAGCAGCTCTACTACCAGTTCGCACGCATCGTCCGGGGTCTCCAGGCCGAGCGCGACTACGAGGTCGACGAGGCGAAGCGAACCGTCGTCCCCACCGAGGAAGGCGTCGGGCGAGTCGAAGCCGCCCTCGGCGTGCCGAACCTCTACGAGCACGTCAACCAGAACTTCGTCCACCAGCTGCAGGCCGCCCTGCGCGCGAAGGAGCTGTTCAAGCGGGACGTCGACTACGTCGTCCAGCAGGGCGAGGTGAAGATCGTCGACGAGTTCACGGGACGCATCCTCGAGGGTCGCCGCTGGAGCGAGGGGCTCCACCAGGCCGTCGAGGCCAAGGAGGGGGTGCGGATCAAAGAGGAGAACCAGACCCTCGCCACGATCACCCTCCAGAACTACTTCCGTCTCTACGACAAGCTCGCCGGGATGACCGGCACGGCCGCGACCGAGGCCGGGGAGTTCGCCCACACCTACGGCCTCGAGGTCGTCACGATCCCGACGAACATGCCCATGGTCCGGGCCGACCACGCCGACCTGATCTACAAGTCGGAGGCCGCGAAGTTCGAGGCGCTCGCGGACGACATCCAGGAGCGTCACGACCGCGAGCAGCCCGTGCTCGTCGGCACGATCTCGGTCGAGAAGTCGGAGCGGCTGTCGCGGACGTTGGAGCGCCGTGGCATCCCACACGCCGTGCTCAACGCCAAGCAGCACGAGAAGGAGGCTCACGTCGTGGCCCAGGCCGGGCGGCCGGGGGCGGTGACGGTGGCGACGAACATGGCCGGCCGGGGCGTGGACATCCTGTTGGGGGGCAACCCGGACGGGCTGGCCCGGCGGGACCTGCTCGCCGACGGCGCCAGCCCCGAGGAGACGCCGGCGCGCCTGGCCGAGCTCGCGGCGCGCTACGCCGAGGAGTGCGGGCACGACGGCGACCGCGTGCGGGAGCTCGGCGGCCTCTACGTGCTCGGCACCGAGCGTCACGAGAGCCGACGGATCGACAACCAGCTGCGAGGCCGGTCCGGGCGCCAGGGCGACCCCGGCGAGAGCCGCTTCTACCTGTCGCTCGAGGACGACCTCATGCGGCTCTTCGCGACCGGGGCCATGAGCTGGGTCATGGACCGCGCCTTCCCGGACGACATGCCGCTCGAGGCGAAGATGGTCACGAAGGCTATCGAGCGGGCCCAGCGCACGGTCGAGGACCGCAACTTCGAGATCCGCAAGGACGTCCTCAAGTACGACGAGGTGATGAACGAGCAGCGCAAGGTCATCTACCAGCGTCGCCAGCAGATCCTCGACGGCGACGACCTGCGCGACGACACCTTCGCGGCGATCGAGGAGATCGTCGAGGGGCTGATCGCCAGCTACTGCCCGGGCGAGTTCCCCGAGGACTGGGACCTCACCGAGTTCTTCCGCAACCTGCAGCTGACGCTGCCGACCGACGTCACGCGTGAGGCGCTCGACGAGTGCCTGCACGTCGACCAGCTCCGCGAGCTCGTGCTCGGCGAGGCGCTGGCGAAGTACGAGGCGAAGGAGCAGGCGATCGGCAAGGAGACCCTCCGCGAGATCGAGCGGCGGGTGATGCTGTCGGTCATCGACCAGCGCTGGCGCGAGCACCTCTACGAGATGGACTACCTGCGCGAGGGGATCAACCTGCGTGCTATGGGCCAACGCGACCCGCTCGCCGAGTGGCAGCGTGAGGGCTACGACATGTTCGAGGCCATGATGGCGATGATCCAGGAGGACTTCGTCCGCTACGTGACGCATCTGCAGGTCATCACCGAGGAGGCCCCTCGGCCCGTCGCGGCCAACCTGCAGTACAGCGCCCCGGAGGACCCGGTGCAGGGCGCGCAGGCTCTCACCGCCGCGCTCGCCGCCCCGACGCCCGAGCCGATCGAGGCCGCGGCGCCGGCGCTGCCGGCCGAGCCCGAGGCGCTCGACCCCTACGACCCTGAACTGCAGCAGGAGCCGGTGCGGGTCGAGAAGACGCCGGGCCGCAACGAGCCGTGCTTCTGCGGCAGCGGCAAGAAGTACAAGCTCTGCCACGGGCGCTGA
- a CDS encoding arabinofuranosyltransferase: MGSLVAGEPLGRGEQRSFAAGVVAVVAALGAILLAATPHAQSGDPTVDVAARLWLVVCTVVVLVVVRAPVSRATKGILVSIVVGAAVMLGAALILSANDFAPLGAVLDQSHRTALITKYANNWGWVDFAYKGLPDSYPPLTFWILGRLAALLSIAPWKMLKVDVLATAFLVPVLSWPLWRRVVGPTAGVAAVVGGALLLQAWYRPMAWLGVALFVPWWLWGVLGVGRAARSRRELVAAAVIGAALFCTYYFPFVIGALMLVVTAALRRPAAARGLELPPRHPRAAGLVLGGTAALSAPYWLPLLVSIVRDGYQSNTNRYYISDFIDLRFRFLTFDVIGIVMLFGLAYLVLTARRSPVSLSLVGLLAAALVYYVADYVGVLANAPLLSFEGNEIVDFILGAGAGLGAVHLWQLARSNEALRARLGRGGVTAGAGLAAAILGFSLAQTAVRTIPYVDEQRSAAEPAALLRDFRHAAGEPVANRVVLTDLSELPAFLPVYVFNWWDTQGNTTPAANVNDRTDFLIRLSKEHDPRAFAVAVLHNVYDRVDLVALRRDPGAGLDYTFTDDAFPRGPVQRTLVYADALFGTPTFRRVDTTSFTLFRVSHQRDPLRALRSCPGDPTPDACRVLGALARRYPGHLDRAVLDLAARWRAALARVGSGGP, encoded by the coding sequence GTGGGCTCCCTGGTCGCCGGCGAGCCGCTCGGGCGCGGGGAGCAGCGCTCGTTCGCGGCGGGGGTGGTCGCCGTCGTCGCCGCGCTCGGCGCGATCCTGCTCGCCGCCACGCCGCACGCCCAGAGCGGCGACCCCACCGTCGACGTCGCCGCTCGACTGTGGCTGGTGGTGTGCACCGTCGTCGTGCTCGTCGTGGTCCGCGCGCCGGTCTCGCGCGCGACGAAGGGGATCCTCGTCTCGATCGTCGTCGGCGCGGCCGTGATGCTCGGCGCCGCGCTCATCCTGAGCGCGAACGACTTCGCGCCCCTCGGCGCCGTGCTCGACCAGAGCCATCGCACCGCGCTCATCACGAAGTACGCCAACAACTGGGGCTGGGTGGACTTCGCCTACAAGGGCCTGCCGGACTCGTACCCGCCGCTCACGTTCTGGATCCTCGGCCGCCTGGCCGCGCTGCTGTCGATCGCGCCCTGGAAGATGCTGAAGGTCGACGTCCTGGCGACGGCGTTCCTCGTCCCGGTTCTCAGCTGGCCCCTGTGGCGGCGGGTGGTCGGACCGACCGCCGGGGTCGCGGCGGTCGTCGGCGGGGCCCTCCTCCTCCAGGCCTGGTACCGGCCGATGGCCTGGCTCGGCGTCGCGCTCTTCGTGCCGTGGTGGCTGTGGGGCGTCCTCGGCGTCGGCCGGGCGGCCCGCTCGCGGCGTGAGCTCGTCGCCGCGGCCGTGATCGGCGCCGCGCTGTTCTGCACCTACTACTTCCCGTTCGTCATCGGGGCACTCATGCTGGTCGTGACCGCGGCGCTCCGGCGTCCCGCCGCCGCCCGGGGGCTCGAGCTCCCACCGCGCCACCCGCGGGCGGCCGGTCTCGTGCTCGGCGGGACGGCGGCGCTCAGCGCGCCGTACTGGCTGCCGCTCCTGGTCTCGATCGTCCGCGACGGCTACCAGTCGAACACGAACCGCTACTACATCTCCGACTTCATCGACCTGCGGTTCCGCTTCCTCACCTTCGACGTGATCGGGATCGTGATGCTGTTCGGGCTCGCCTACCTGGTCCTCACCGCCCGTCGGTCACCGGTGTCCCTGTCGCTGGTGGGGCTGCTGGCGGCCGCGCTCGTCTACTACGTCGCCGACTACGTGGGCGTGCTGGCGAACGCCCCGCTGCTCTCGTTCGAGGGCAACGAGATCGTCGACTTCATCCTCGGGGCCGGCGCCGGCCTCGGCGCCGTCCACCTGTGGCAGCTCGCCCGATCGAACGAGGCGCTCCGAGCGCGGCTCGGGCGGGGCGGCGTCACCGCCGGCGCCGGGCTGGCGGCGGCGATCCTGGGGTTCAGCCTGGCCCAGACCGCGGTCCGGACCATCCCCTACGTCGACGAGCAGCGCAGCGCGGCGGAGCCCGCGGCGTTGCTCCGCGACTTCCGCCACGCCGCCGGCGAGCCCGTGGCCAACCGGGTCGTGCTCACCGACCTCAGCGAGCTCCCGGCCTTCCTTCCCGTGTACGTCTTCAACTGGTGGGACACGCAGGGCAACACGACGCCGGCCGCGAACGTGAACGACCGGACCGACTTCCTGATCCGGCTGTCGAAGGAGCACGACCCCCGAGCGTTCGCGGTGGCGGTCCTCCACAACGTCTACGACCGGGTGGACCTCGTGGCGCTCCGCCGCGACCCGGGCGCGGGCCTCGACTACACGTTCACCGACGACGCCTTCCCGCGGGGCCCGGTCCAGCGCACGCTCGTCTACGCCGACGCGCTGTTCGGGACGCCGACGTTCCGTCGCGTCGACACGACGAGCTTCACGCTGTTCCGGGTGTCGCATCAGCGCGACCCGCTGCGCGCGCTGCGCTCGTGCCCCGGCGATCCCACCCCCGACGCCTGTCGGGTGCTCGGCGCGCTCGCGCGCCGATACCCCGGTCACCTCGACCGCGCCGTGCTCGATCTCGCGGCGCGGTGGCGCGCCGCCCTCGCCCGCGTCGGCTCGGGCGGCCCCTAG
- the raiA gene encoding ribosome-associated translation inhibitor RaiA → MDVIVRGSNVPSSLRTAAQRKLGRLERMARDVSRAEVDFSEEHNPRIQRRHRCAVIVHRRRELVRARAAAMAPEAALDLVVDKLRHQVTRDKNR, encoded by the coding sequence ATGGACGTGATCGTCCGCGGGAGCAACGTCCCGTCATCCCTTCGGACCGCGGCGCAACGCAAGCTCGGGCGTCTCGAGCGCATGGCTCGAGACGTCTCGCGCGCCGAGGTCGACTTCTCCGAGGAGCACAACCCCCGGATCCAGCGGCGGCACCGGTGCGCGGTCATCGTGCACCGGCGGCGAGAGCTGGTCCGGGCCCGTGCCGCGGCCATGGCCCCGGAGGCGGCGCTCGACCTGGTGGTGGACAAGCTGCGCCACCAGGTCACGCGCGACAAGAACCGCTAG
- the ahcY gene encoding adenosylhomocysteinase yields the protein MTTTAPSSTSTDRPDFKVADLSLAEFGRKEITLAEHEMPGLMAMRDRYAETRPLAGARITGSLHMTVQTAVLIETLLALGAEVRWASCNIFSTQDHAAAAIAARGVPVFAWKGETLEEYWWCTEQALRWPADRAAGPNLILDDGGDATLVVHRGVEYERAGAVPDAAPGDPEEWRVVLAMLRRVRDDDDRCWHTIADGVQGVTEETTTGVHRLYQMQESGALLFPAINVNDSVTKSKFDNLYGCRHSLVDGICRATDVMLAGKVAVICGYGDVGKGCAQSLRGQGARVVVTEIDPICALQAAMEGYEVLRVEDVVDTADLFVTATGNTSILTAEHLARMKHNAIVGNIGHFDNEIDMAGLAAVPGIERVNIKPQVDAWRFPDGHAVIVLAEGRLLNLGCATGHPSFVMSNSFTNQVLAQLELFTHADFYERKVYTLPKHLDEEVARLHLDKLGVRLTTLSEDQARYLGVPVAGPYKPDHYRY from the coding sequence ATGACCACCACCGCGCCCAGCAGCACGTCCACCGACCGGCCCGACTTCAAGGTCGCCGACCTGTCGCTGGCCGAGTTCGGCCGCAAGGAGATCACCCTCGCCGAGCACGAGATGCCCGGCCTCATGGCCATGCGCGACCGCTACGCCGAGACGCGGCCGCTCGCGGGCGCCCGGATCACGGGCTCGCTCCACATGACCGTCCAGACCGCGGTGCTCATCGAGACCCTCCTCGCCCTCGGCGCCGAGGTCCGGTGGGCGTCGTGCAACATCTTCTCCACCCAGGACCACGCCGCGGCCGCGATCGCCGCCCGGGGCGTGCCCGTGTTCGCGTGGAAGGGCGAGACGCTCGAGGAGTACTGGTGGTGCACGGAGCAGGCGCTGCGCTGGCCCGCCGACCGGGCCGCAGGTCCCAACCTCATCCTCGACGACGGCGGTGACGCCACCCTCGTCGTGCACCGAGGCGTCGAGTACGAGCGGGCCGGCGCCGTCCCGGACGCCGCCCCCGGTGACCCCGAGGAGTGGCGCGTCGTGCTCGCCATGCTGCGGCGCGTCCGCGACGACGACGACCGCTGCTGGCACACGATCGCCGACGGCGTGCAGGGGGTGACGGAGGAGACCACGACGGGTGTCCACCGCCTCTACCAGATGCAGGAGTCGGGCGCGTTGCTCTTCCCGGCCATCAACGTGAACGACTCGGTGACGAAGTCGAAGTTCGACAACCTGTACGGCTGTCGCCACTCGCTCGTCGACGGCATCTGCCGGGCGACCGACGTCATGCTCGCCGGCAAGGTCGCGGTCATCTGCGGCTACGGCGACGTCGGCAAGGGCTGCGCCCAGTCGCTCCGCGGCCAGGGTGCCCGCGTCGTCGTCACCGAGATCGACCCCATCTGCGCGCTGCAGGCGGCGATGGAGGGCTACGAGGTGCTGCGCGTCGAGGACGTCGTCGACACTGCGGATCTCTTCGTCACCGCCACCGGCAACACGAGCATCCTCACCGCCGAGCACCTGGCCCGGATGAAGCACAACGCGATCGTCGGCAACATCGGCCATTTCGACAACGAGATCGACATGGCCGGGCTCGCGGCCGTCCCCGGCATCGAGCGGGTCAACATCAAGCCGCAGGTCGACGCCTGGCGGTTCCCCGACGGGCACGCCGTCATCGTGCTCGCCGAGGGCCGGCTCCTGAACCTCGGCTGCGCGACCGGGCACCCGAGCTTCGTGATGTCGAACAGCTTCACGAACCAGGTGCTGGCGCAGCTCGAGCTGTTCACCCACGCCGACTTCTACGAGCGGAAGGTGTACACGCTGCCGAAGCACCTCGACGAGGAGGTGGCGCGGCTGCACCTCGACAAGCTCGGTGTGCGGCTCACGACCCTCAGCGAGGACCAGGCCCGCTACCTGGGCGTTCCCGTCGCCGGCCCCTACAAGCCCGACCACTACCGGTACTGA
- a CDS encoding bifunctional phosphoglucose/phosphomannose isomerase: MATDSLGFLDAVRGLPEQLAAAHEHAAVALDRAALPRPGDVDHVAVLGMGGSGIAGDVLRAVGSSLPVPVIVLKQLRTPAYIGPRTLAVALSYSGDTEETVSMARGALDARAHLVAVSVGGELAALAAERGAVHVPCAPGLAMPRAAIGALVAPLFMTLFRVGLFPESHALLVQAQAQLSRRRDQCDARTPAPANPARELARRIGRSVPLVYGGGALGAVAAYRWKCDINENAKSPAFWAAYPELTHNEVCGWGQHGDVTRQLLTLISLRHGFEHDRLSARIDRTTELIEEALLQVIEVGAEGEGRLAELLDLMYLGDWVSCYLALDNDVDPGPIDAITQLKTALAVGAQ, encoded by the coding sequence GTGGCGACCGACTCGCTCGGGTTCCTCGACGCCGTGCGCGGACTCCCCGAGCAGCTGGCCGCCGCGCACGAGCACGCGGCGGTCGCGCTCGACCGGGCCGCGCTCCCGAGACCCGGCGACGTCGACCACGTCGCCGTCCTCGGGATGGGCGGGTCCGGCATCGCCGGCGACGTGCTGCGCGCGGTGGGGTCGTCGCTGCCCGTCCCCGTCATCGTCCTCAAGCAGCTGCGCACCCCCGCGTACATCGGGCCCCGGACGCTCGCGGTGGCGCTGTCGTACTCGGGGGACACCGAGGAGACCGTCTCGATGGCCCGCGGCGCCCTCGACGCTCGCGCCCACCTCGTGGCGGTGAGCGTCGGCGGGGAGCTCGCCGCCCTGGCCGCCGAGCGCGGCGCCGTCCACGTCCCGTGCGCGCCCGGGCTGGCCATGCCCCGGGCCGCGATCGGTGCCCTCGTCGCGCCCCTCTTCATGACGCTCTTCCGCGTCGGTCTGTTCCCCGAGAGCCACGCCCTCCTCGTGCAGGCCCAGGCCCAGCTGAGCCGGCGGCGCGACCAGTGCGACGCCCGCACCCCCGCGCCGGCCAACCCGGCGCGCGAGCTCGCCCGCCGCATCGGCCGCAGCGTGCCGCTCGTGTACGGAGGGGGCGCGCTCGGCGCCGTCGCCGCCTACCGGTGGAAGTGCGACATCAACGAGAACGCCAAGAGCCCCGCCTTCTGGGCCGCGTACCCCGAGCTCACCCACAACGAGGTCTGCGGCTGGGGCCAGCACGGCGACGTCACCCGCCAGCTCCTCACCCTGATCTCGCTGCGGCACGGCTTCGAGCACGACCGGCTGTCGGCCCGCATCGACCGCACCACCGAGCTCATCGAGGAGGCGCTGCTCCAGGTCATCGAGGTCGGCGCCGAGGGCGAGGGCCGCCTGGCCGAGCTCCTCGACCTCATGTACCTGGGAGACTGGGTGTCCTGCTACCTCGCCCTCGACAACGACGTCGACCCCGGTCCCATCGACGCGATCACGCAGCTGAAGACCGCGCTCGCCGTCGGCGCCCAGTAA
- a CDS encoding Trm112 family protein codes for MTLDPKLLEILACPEDKGPLLYFPDESSLYNPRLQRRYAVRDDIPIMLIDEAETVDGAEHQRLLAKAEAEGIQPTFEA; via the coding sequence GTGACCCTCGACCCCAAGCTCTTGGAGATCCTCGCCTGCCCCGAGGACAAGGGACCGCTGCTGTACTTCCCCGACGAGTCGTCCCTCTACAACCCCCGCCTGCAGCGCCGGTACGCGGTGCGCGACGACATCCCGATCATGCTGATCGACGAGGCCGAGACCGTCGACGGAGCCGAGCACCAGCGGCTCCTCGCCAAGGCCGAGGCCGAGGGCATTCAGCCGACGTTCGAGGCCTAG
- the manB gene encoding phosphomannomutase/phosphoglucomutase (converts mannose-6-phosphate to mannose-1-phosphate; the resulting product is then converted to GDP-mannose by ManC which is then used in the synthesis of mannose-containing glycoconjugates that are important for mediating entry into host cells) has product MSSPPASLDAIFKAYDIRGVYPDQLDESVARLVGGAFVSFTGASRVLVGRDARPSSEPLVAAFTDGTTAAGADVVDLGLASTDLVYFASGHLDAPAAMFTASHNPSQYNGIKLCRAGAAPVGAETGLATLEATVAAGGVEPAARRGRVEHRDLLPEFVAHVRSFVDVDTLRGQRVVADTANGVGGLVVPAVFAGLPVDLEMLFGELDGTFPNHPADPIQPENLVDLQRAVRARGADAGLAFDGDADRVFLVDELAQPLSGSLTTAIVAASTLRRLPADASDADRTIVHNLICSKAVPEIVRELGGIPVRTRVGHSFIKQVMADTGAIFGGEHSGHYYFRANFRADSGIIAALVVLEALARAGVPLSELRRPYERYVQSGEINRRVADPPAVLERVAAAHADATQDRLDGLTVDHGDWWFNLRPSNTEPLLRLNLEAADDASCRQHVAEVLTLVGGEAD; this is encoded by the coding sequence GTGAGCTCACCCCCGGCGTCCCTCGACGCCATCTTCAAGGCCTACGACATCCGCGGCGTCTACCCGGACCAGCTCGACGAGTCGGTCGCCCGCCTCGTCGGGGGTGCCTTCGTCAGCTTCACGGGGGCGTCGCGGGTGCTCGTCGGTCGCGACGCCCGCCCGTCGTCCGAGCCGCTCGTGGCCGCGTTCACCGACGGGACGACCGCCGCCGGCGCCGACGTCGTCGACCTCGGGCTGGCGTCCACCGACCTCGTGTACTTCGCCTCCGGCCACCTCGACGCCCCGGCGGCGATGTTCACCGCCAGCCACAACCCGTCCCAGTACAACGGCATCAAGCTGTGCCGCGCCGGCGCGGCACCGGTCGGCGCCGAGACCGGCCTCGCCACGCTCGAGGCGACGGTCGCCGCCGGCGGCGTCGAGCCCGCGGCGCGGCGGGGCCGGGTCGAGCACCGCGACCTCCTCCCCGAGTTCGTGGCCCACGTCCGGTCCTTCGTCGACGTGGACACACTGCGAGGGCAGCGCGTCGTCGCCGACACCGCCAACGGCGTCGGCGGGCTCGTCGTCCCCGCCGTGTTCGCCGGCCTGCCCGTCGACCTCGAGATGCTCTTCGGGGAGCTCGACGGGACCTTCCCGAACCACCCCGCCGACCCGATCCAGCCCGAGAACCTCGTCGACCTCCAGCGCGCGGTGCGAGCGCGCGGCGCCGACGCCGGGCTGGCCTTCGACGGCGACGCCGACCGTGTCTTCCTCGTCGACGAGCTGGCCCAGCCGCTGTCCGGCTCGCTCACCACCGCGATCGTCGCCGCCTCGACCCTCCGACGCCTCCCCGCCGACGCCAGCGATGCCGACCGCACCATCGTCCACAACCTCATCTGCTCGAAGGCCGTCCCCGAGATCGTCCGCGAGCTCGGCGGCATCCCCGTGCGGACCCGGGTCGGGCACTCGTTCATCAAGCAGGTCATGGCCGACACCGGGGCGATCTTCGGCGGCGAGCACTCGGGCCACTACTACTTCCGAGCCAACTTCCGAGCCGACTCCGGCATCATCGCCGCCCTCGTCGTCCTCGAGGCCCTGGCCCGGGCCGGCGTGCCCCTCTCGGAGCTCCGTCGGCCGTACGAGCGCTACGTCCAGTCGGGGGAGATCAACCGGCGGGTCGCCGACCCGCCCGCGGTGCTCGAGCGGGTCGCGGCCGCCCACGCCGACGCGACCCAGGACCGCCTCGACGGGCTGACCGTCGACCACGGCGACTGGTGGTTCAACCTCCGACCGAGCAACACCGAGCCGCTCCTGCGCCTCAACCTCGAGGCCGCCGACGACGCCTCCTGCCGGCAGCACGTCGCCGAGGTCCTCACGCTCGTCGGCGGCGAGGCAGACTGA
- a CDS encoding CPBP family intramembrane glutamic endopeptidase — protein sequence MEPRGAEPPGSAPARRIGWGIPDAAVAFILSLLAASIAETPFVSHGRVPKHLEVSASLVAVAAQTTAVVIYLVFAARRGQGSLRADFGLRVSARDGLFLVAGFALAAASGGLLAPIVDAGHLSNSSQDVVRVFQRAHGTETALFVLAVLVVAPVGEELLFRGLLLRALVRRTSPPVAIGVAALAFALVHVALDPGAGFAVPALLLLGLLSGYRAWRTGNLSQSILLHAGFNLVAVLQILT from the coding sequence ATGGAGCCACGGGGCGCCGAGCCGCCGGGCTCGGCCCCCGCACGGCGGATCGGGTGGGGCATCCCCGACGCCGCGGTCGCCTTCATCCTCTCTCTCCTCGCGGCGTCGATCGCCGAGACCCCGTTCGTCAGCCACGGGCGGGTCCCGAAGCACCTCGAGGTGTCGGCGTCGCTGGTGGCCGTGGCGGCGCAGACCACGGCCGTCGTCATCTACCTCGTCTTCGCCGCCCGGCGGGGCCAGGGCAGCCTCCGGGCCGACTTCGGGCTCCGGGTGTCCGCCCGCGACGGCCTCTTCCTCGTGGCCGGCTTCGCGCTGGCGGCGGCCTCCGGGGGCCTGCTGGCCCCGATCGTCGACGCCGGCCACCTCAGCAACTCGTCCCAGGACGTGGTCCGGGTGTTCCAGCGGGCCCACGGCACCGAGACGGCGCTCTTCGTCCTCGCCGTGCTCGTGGTGGCCCCGGTGGGGGAGGAGCTGCTGTTCCGCGGGCTCCTCCTCCGGGCCCTGGTGCGCCGGACCAGCCCCCCCGTCGCCATCGGGGTCGCCGCCCTCGCCTTCGCCCTCGTCCACGTGGCCCTCGACCCGGGGGCCGGCTTCGCGGTCCCGGCGCTGCTGCTCCTCGGCCTGCTCTCGGGCTACCGGGCCTGGCGCACCGGCAACCTGTCCCAGTCGATCCTGCTCCACGCCGGCTTCAACCTCGTGGCCGTCCTCCAGATCCTCACCTGA